In Mobula hypostoma chromosome 11, sMobHyp1.1, whole genome shotgun sequence, the following are encoded in one genomic region:
- the LOC134354363 gene encoding uncharacterized protein LOC134354363, translated as MDAAAPRGVISVSSVCSVCSRRITYSRNMLVNIRAYYVGKTDEFWCDMDSLCRYGLLSATKPAASRGRRKRKRFEKRQRRGKRAGVHARLKANPTRPAVPSLLFSNVRSIDNKLDELRLLRETHKEFKDCCVYVLTESWLHDNIPDVAIQLEGMTLFRADREAVSSGKSQGGGLCIYINIDWCVNATVAAKHCSLLAEFLIVKCRPFYLPREFTIMLVAAVYIARSANAKANGNEALGGLHEAISELLTTHPDSFVVIAGDFNHTSLKTVFAKFLQYVDFKTGETTHWTWFISTHHRHTKQPPTPILATLTTYLSY; from the coding sequence ATGGACGCAGCTGCCCCTCGGGGAGTGATAAGTGTATCTAGTGTTTGTTCTGTTTGTTCTAGACGCATAACATACAGTCGGAATATGCTCGTTAACATCAGGGCATACTACGTCGGAAAAACTGACGAGTTCTGGTGTGACATGGACAGTTTATGCCGCTATGGACTACTATCCGCTACCAAGCCGGCTGCTTCCcgagggaggaggaagagaaagCGCTTTGAGAAAAGACAGAGGAGGGGTAAGAGGGCCGGCGTCCATGCGAGGCTAAAAGCTAACCCCACCAGGCCAGCGGTACCATCCCTCCTGTTCTCAAATGTCCGCTCCATCGACAACAAGCTGGATGAGCTGCGTCTGCTGAGAGAAACACACAAGGAATTTAAAGACTGCTGTGTGTATGTCTTAACAGAATCCTGGCTCCATGACAACATACCGGACGTGGCGATACAGCTAGAGGGAATGACATTGTTTCGTGCGGACAGAGAGGCAGTTAGCTCTGGTAAGAGCCAAGGAGGAGGTCTGTGTATTTATATAAACATAGACTGGTGTGTGAACGCTACAGTAGCTGCTAAACACTGCTCACTGCTGGCTGAATTTCTCATTGTGAAATGCCGGCCGTTCTATCTGCCGAGGGAATTCACCATTATGCTTGTGGCAGCTGTCTACATAGCTCGCAGTGCCAATGCTAAGGCTAATGGTAACGAAGCACTGGGAGGCCTACATGAAGCCATTAGTGAGCTACTGACTACACATCCTGACAGCTTTGTGGTGATTGCTGGGGACTTTAATCACACCAGCTTAAAGACTGTGTTTGCCAAATTCCTGCAATATGTGGATTTCAAAACCGGGGAGACAACACACTGGACTTGGTTTATATCAACACACCACAGGCATACAAagcagccccccacccccatcttggCCACTCTGACCACATATCTGTCATATTAA